The following proteins come from a genomic window of Plutella xylostella chromosome 22, ilPluXylo3.1, whole genome shotgun sequence:
- the LOC119690413 gene encoding uncharacterized protein LOC119690413, whose product MMENHSPPERTPPVQFVRSSRAFRQFKNPPQPHMCIQDSIKDSNEKLFINVLGWQKIANPKQYSDPIPLYGGMQVPQGCGPNSTRPPLLVFAVMVNPDILKANGKNAINPSDREALVSLLCDFVEAMNPGLVLSRKPTILRDRDLAGELKDVWLAVQNKREREKGMNQDVMYKVYDIDGIGNEDASEENSNNLRNCREPENMSPTKNPNNDKRIVKSSKQILLNAGQKSEFDSGMNNCQLNQNHTERDNRGATTNADTTYCTPVYGQIVSTRENHNQINDIQQKLSGETTKPSTSFRKEWNTVHGKTTDGWDEFSKRNIITISSSEPEDKIRNFKAEQNKQMSNGKQYDFFPVFDNKSSPSLEKSDSKEDKSKEDKSKIIVDPMQKLVLHVTDNKLCDNNASALSSVNS is encoded by the exons ATGATGGAAAATCACAGCCCTCCAGAGCGGACTCCCCCAGTGCAGTTCGTGCGAAGTTCTCGTGCGTTTCGCCAGTTCAAAAATCCACCGCAACCACACATGTGTATACAGGACTCTATCAAGGATTCCAATGAGAAGCTGTTTATAAACGTGCTGGGATGGCAGAAGATCGCGAACCCGAAGCAGTATTCGGACCCAATACCGCTTTACGGCGGCATGCAG GTCCCTCAAGGATGTGGGCCCAACAGCACTCGCCCACCGTTGCTTGTGTTTGCGGTGATGGTCAATCCGGACATCCTGAAGGCTAATGGAAAAAATGCTATTAATCCTAGT GATCGAGAGGCCCTTGTGAGTCTGTTGTGTGACTTCGTGGAGGCCATGAACCCGGGGCTGGTGCTGAGCCGCAAGCCCACCATACTGCGGGATCGCGACCTGGCCGGGGAGTTGAAGGATGTGTGGCTTGCTGTCCAGAACAAGCGGGAACGGGAGAAGGGGATGAATCAGGATGTTATGTATAAg GTATACGACATCGACGGAATCGGCAACGAAGACGCCAGTGAAGAAAACTCAAACAACCTTCGAAACTGCAGAGAACCTGAGAACATGTCACCAACAAAAAACCCAAACAATGACAAGAGGATCGTCAAATCATCCAAACAGATACTTTTGAACGCCGGACAGAAGTCTGAATTCGACTCAGGCATGAACAACTGCCAACTGAACCAAAACCACACAGAAAGAGACAACAGGGGTGCCACCACAAATGCCGACACGACTTACTGTACCCCCGTCTACGGTCAAATAGTCTCCACAAGAGAAAACCACAATCAAATCAATGATATCCAGCAAAAGTTGTCAGGGGAGACCACAAAACCGTCAACATCGTTCAGAAAAGAATGGAACACAGTTCACGGTAAGACAACTGACGGTTGGGATGAGTTCTCCAAACGAAACATTATTACGATATCCAGCAGCGAACCTGAAGACAAGATTAGGAACTTCAAAGCCGAACAGAACAAACAAATGAGCAACGGTAAGCAGTATGACTTCTTTCCAGTATTTGACAATAAGTCTAGCCCCTCACTAGAGAAATCGGATAGTAAGGAGGATAAATCGAAAGAAGACAAATCTAAAATAATTGTAGACCCAATGCAGAAGTTAGTTCTGCATGTGACTGATAATAAACTATGTGATAATAACGCGAGTGCTCTCAGCTCAGTTAACTCATAA
- the LOC105382113 gene encoding odorant receptor Or2 isoform X2, whose protein sequence is MFNSMLSPVMFLYVVMCSLMLCASAFQLTSARSATQKLLMAEYLVFGTVQLFMYCWHSNDVLYKSERVTLGPYESDWWKTSAKQQRSLLLLTGQLNKTIFFTAGPFTYLTLPTFITILKGAYSYYTLLRK, encoded by the exons ATGTTCAATTCTATGTTATCACCAGTAATGTTCTTGTATGTGGTGATGTGCTCTTTGATGTTGTGCGCGAGTGCCTTCCAGTTGACG TCAGCAAGGAGTGCGACCCAGAAGTTACTGATGGCAGAATATTTAGTATTTGGCACAGTGCAGCTTTTCATGTACTGCTGGCACAGTAATGACGTTCTATATAAG AGTGAACGCGTTACCCTGGGGCCATATGAGAGCGACTGGTGGAAGACGTCTGCGAAACAGCAGCGAAGCCTGTTGCTGCTTACCGGACAACTGAACAAAACCATATTCTTTACAGCTGGCCCTTTCACGTACCTCACCTTGCCTACATTCATAACT ATCCTGAAAGGTGCTTACAGCTATTACACGTTGCTtagaaagtaa